In Agromyces archimandritae, one genomic interval encodes:
- the hpt gene encoding hypoxanthine phosphoribosyltransferase has product MHATEIEADLTEVLVTEQQIHGKLAELARRIEEDYAGRDLLLVGVLKGAVMVMADLARELGSHIAMDWMAVSSYGAGTTSSGVVRILKDLDTDLAGRDVLIVEDIIDSGLTLSWLQANLRSRGAASVEICALLRKPDAAKVDVDVKYLGFDIPNRFVVGYGLDYAERYRNLRDVAILAPHVYS; this is encoded by the coding sequence ATGCACGCCACCGAGATCGAGGCGGACCTCACCGAGGTGCTCGTCACCGAGCAGCAGATCCACGGCAAGCTCGCCGAGCTCGCCCGTCGTATCGAGGAGGACTACGCCGGCCGCGATCTCCTCCTCGTCGGCGTCCTGAAGGGCGCCGTGATGGTCATGGCCGACCTCGCGCGCGAGCTCGGCTCGCACATCGCGATGGACTGGATGGCGGTCTCCTCCTACGGCGCCGGCACGACCTCAAGCGGCGTGGTGCGCATCCTGAAGGATCTCGACACCGACCTCGCCGGCCGCGACGTGCTGATCGTCGAGGACATCATCGACTCCGGCCTCACGCTCAGCTGGCTGCAGGCGAACCTCCGCTCCCGCGGCGCCGCGAGCGTCGAGATCTGCGCCCTGCTCCGCAAGCCCGACGCCGCGAAGGTCGACGTCGACGTCAAGTACCTCGGCTTCGACATCCCGAACCGTTTCGTCGTCGGGTACGGGCTCGATTATGCGGAGCGGTATCGCAACCTGCGCGACGTCGCGATCCTCGCGCCGCACGTGTATTCCTGA
- a CDS encoding C40 family peptidase yields MAERFGRLGRRNRAAGARPAGRRRRTAAVGTAIGAVTASLGIAAPALAEDYPSWDEIEAAKQDERATQTEIDRIDGLLAGLREASEAASIEAMKAGEAYRKTVVARDGAADRERELREQAADAEEAAETSRMRAGLIAAHLAKTAGGDLSAALVLAEEDADGLLRGLGTATALGRRSQQIAEQAAQDRNAADSLGEQAAAATAERQRLAAEAEARADAANAAAERADAALAEQQQRSTQLYAQLARLKDTTAALEQERAEGQERERALAAQAERERRAAEESAGGDPAPAPGAGDPAPAPGPAPAPAPGPAPAPAPAPAPDLGAVETAIAFAAAQIGEPYVLGGAGPDVWDCSGLSMMAYAQAGISIGTHSATNQFSTLAGQGKAVGLGEIQRGDLLFWGGDGDYYHVAIYLGGGSILEAPREGVPVREYFIWGSPAAAARPAG; encoded by the coding sequence TTGGCTGAGCGGTTCGGTCGCCTCGGTCGCCGCAACCGAGCCGCGGGTGCCCGGCCGGCGGGCCGCCGCCGGCGCACGGCCGCGGTCGGCACGGCGATCGGCGCCGTCACCGCATCGCTCGGCATCGCGGCTCCGGCGCTCGCCGAGGACTACCCGAGCTGGGATGAGATCGAGGCCGCCAAGCAGGACGAACGCGCCACCCAGACCGAGATCGACCGCATCGACGGGCTGCTCGCCGGCCTGCGGGAGGCGTCGGAGGCGGCATCCATCGAGGCGATGAAGGCGGGCGAGGCGTACCGCAAGACGGTCGTCGCCCGCGACGGGGCCGCCGACCGCGAACGCGAACTCCGCGAGCAGGCGGCGGATGCCGAAGAAGCCGCCGAGACCTCGCGGATGCGTGCGGGCCTCATCGCCGCGCACCTCGCGAAGACGGCGGGCGGAGACCTGTCGGCGGCGCTCGTGCTCGCCGAGGAGGATGCCGACGGGCTGCTGCGCGGGCTCGGCACCGCGACGGCCCTCGGCAGGCGTTCGCAGCAGATCGCGGAGCAGGCCGCGCAGGATCGCAATGCCGCCGATTCCCTCGGTGAGCAGGCGGCGGCCGCGACCGCGGAACGTCAACGCCTCGCTGCCGAGGCGGAGGCGCGGGCGGATGCCGCGAACGCCGCCGCGGAACGCGCCGATGCCGCCCTCGCCGAACAACAGCAGCGCTCGACGCAGCTCTACGCGCAGCTCGCACGCCTGAAGGACACGACGGCCGCGCTCGAGCAGGAGCGCGCCGAAGGGCAGGAGCGCGAACGGGCGCTCGCCGCGCAGGCCGAGCGGGAACGGCGCGCCGCCGAGGAGAGCGCGGGCGGGGATCCCGCACCGGCCCCGGGTGCGGGCGATCCGGCACCGGCACCTGGGCCTGCGCCGGCCCCGGCTCCCGGGCCCGCCCCGGCTCCCGCGCCGGCCCCCGCCCCCGACCTCGGGGCGGTCGAGACCGCGATCGCCTTCGCCGCCGCGCAGATCGGCGAACCGTACGTGCTCGGCGGCGCCGGCCCCGACGTCTGGGACTGCTCGGGGCTGTCGATGATGGCATATGCCCAAGCGGGCATCTCCATCGGCACCCACTCGGCGACGAACCAGTTCTCCACGCTCGCCGGGCAAGGCAAGGCCGTCGGCCTCGGCGAGATCCAGCGCGGGGATCTGCTGTTCTGGGGCGGCGACGGCGACTATTACCACGTGGCCATATATCTCGGCGGCGGATCCATCCTCGAAGCCCCGCGCGAGGGTGTTCCCGTGCGCGAGTACTTCATCTGGGGGAGTCCGGCGGCCGCGGCCCGGCCCGCCGGCTGA
- a CDS encoding peptidoglycan DD-metalloendopeptidase family protein, with amino-acid sequence MHRIAATETDRRARPPAGASPRHRRPGTRRPGTKPRATRSRRGIAAILAAVLIATLPNVAGPAAWAADYPSWDDVEQAKSDTKAGKEAVSEIKSLIGQLEDNVAVTRAEAERRTDELFEAQQAYDEATRRAAEIQAQADESAAEAAEAEQNAGQVAAQLYRSGGTDLSVNLLLEGASETGAQALLSKLGNMEKMVERTSGIYEEATQAQNNAASLADQAEVARGEQEKLRKAAEEALQRAIAAQQKAEAALAESEKQKIRLEEQLKFLQSAEKKTVAQYEEGERKRKEEEERRRKEEERRRQEALENGGPAAVATSGWALPASGGITGDYGPREVICENGYCSAPFHYATDIGTGCWAPIFAANSGTVEFAGWSGSYGNFVKVNHGGGISTGYAHIVDGGILVGPGQWVGAGQQIAWTGTTGASTGCHLHFEVYEGWDRIDPVSFMAARGVFIG; translated from the coding sequence ATGCACCGAATCGCAGCGACCGAGACGGACCGGCGAGCCCGGCCGCCGGCCGGAGCGAGCCCCCGGCACAGGCGCCCCGGCACGAGGCGCCCCGGCACGAAGCCCCGCGCGACGCGCAGCAGGCGCGGCATCGCCGCGATCCTCGCCGCGGTGCTCATCGCGACCCTGCCGAACGTCGCCGGCCCCGCGGCGTGGGCCGCCGACTACCCGAGCTGGGACGACGTCGAGCAGGCGAAGTCCGACACCAAGGCCGGCAAAGAGGCCGTCTCCGAGATCAAGTCGCTCATCGGCCAGCTCGAAGACAACGTCGCCGTCACGCGTGCCGAGGCGGAGCGTCGCACCGATGAACTGTTCGAGGCGCAGCAGGCGTATGACGAGGCGACCCGTCGCGCGGCCGAAATCCAGGCGCAGGCCGATGAGAGCGCCGCCGAGGCTGCCGAGGCGGAGCAGAACGCGGGCCAGGTCGCGGCGCAGCTGTATCGCTCGGGCGGCACCGATCTGTCGGTGAACCTGCTCCTCGAGGGAGCTTCCGAGACCGGCGCGCAGGCGCTGCTGTCCAAGCTCGGCAACATGGAGAAGATGGTCGAGCGCACCTCGGGCATCTACGAAGAGGCCACGCAGGCGCAGAACAACGCCGCGTCCCTCGCCGATCAGGCCGAGGTCGCGCGCGGCGAGCAGGAGAAGCTGCGCAAGGCAGCCGAAGAGGCGCTGCAGCGGGCGATCGCCGCCCAGCAGAAGGCCGAGGCGGCCCTCGCCGAGTCCGAGAAGCAGAAGATCCGCCTCGAAGAGCAGCTGAAGTTCCTGCAGAGCGCCGAGAAGAAGACGGTCGCCCAGTACGAGGAGGGCGAGCGCAAGCGCAAGGAAGAGGAGGAGCGCCGCCGCAAGGAAGAGGAGCGCCGCCGGCAGGAGGCCCTGGAGAACGGCGGCCCGGCGGCTGTCGCGACGAGCGGGTGGGCGCTTCCGGCATCCGGCGGCATCACGGGCGATTACGGGCCGCGAGAGGTCATCTGCGAGAACGGCTACTGCTCCGCTCCGTTCCACTACGCGACCGATATCGGCACGGGATGCTGGGCCCCGATCTTCGCGGCCAACAGCGGCACCGTCGAGTTCGCGGGCTGGTCGGGCAGCTACGGCAACTTCGTGAAGGTGAATCACGGCGGCGGCATCTCGACCGGGTATGCGCATATCGTCGACGGCGGGATCCTCGTCGGGCCGGGCCAGTGGGTCGGAGCGGGCCAGCAGATCGCCTGGACGGGCACCACCGGTGCGTCGACCGGCTGTCATCTGCATTTCGAGGTCTACGAGGGCTGGGATCGGATCGATCCGGTGTCGTTCATGGCCGCGCGCGGGGTGTTCATTGGCTGA
- a CDS encoding zinc-dependent alcohol dehydrogenase family protein, translating to MRAVQYTEFGGEPRLVDVDRPACPPRGAIVRVRATGLCRSDWHGWMGHDETIALPHVPGHEFAGELVELGDEVPADAGWAVGDRVTAPFISACGSCEQCRSGNEQVCDAQQQPGFTYWGSFAEEVVVHEAALNLIRLPDSLGFVEAASLGCRFATAYRAVVTRGRLQPGERIAVHGCGGVGLSAIMIAVAAGVEVYGVDVSDGALAAAEKLGATPVRGGEGAAERVVEASGGGVDVSIDAFGSTDTSLASVKSLKKRGRHVQIGLMVGDHAMAAMPMEAVIAGELEIIGSHGMAVSEYPGMLSAVAEEAFRPVELVGRTIALDEVPEALAAMGRAGQASGMTVVEL from the coding sequence ATGCGCGCGGTGCAGTACACGGAATTCGGGGGAGAGCCCCGGCTCGTCGACGTCGATCGGCCCGCCTGCCCGCCGCGCGGCGCGATCGTGCGCGTACGCGCCACCGGCCTCTGCCGCAGCGACTGGCACGGCTGGATGGGCCACGACGAGACCATCGCCCTGCCGCACGTGCCCGGGCACGAGTTCGCCGGCGAGCTCGTCGAACTCGGCGACGAGGTGCCGGCGGATGCCGGCTGGGCGGTCGGCGACCGCGTCACCGCCCCCTTCATCAGCGCCTGCGGCTCGTGCGAGCAGTGCCGCTCCGGCAACGAGCAGGTGTGCGACGCGCAGCAGCAGCCCGGCTTCACCTACTGGGGCTCGTTCGCCGAAGAGGTCGTCGTGCACGAAGCGGCCCTGAACCTCATCCGCCTGCCCGACTCGCTCGGCTTCGTCGAGGCCGCCTCGCTCGGCTGCCGATTCGCGACCGCGTACCGCGCCGTCGTCACGCGCGGCCGCCTGCAGCCGGGCGAACGCATCGCCGTGCACGGCTGCGGCGGCGTCGGCCTCTCGGCGATCATGATCGCGGTCGCCGCGGGCGTCGAGGTGTACGGGGTGGATGTCTCGGACGGTGCGCTCGCCGCGGCCGAGAAGCTCGGCGCGACGCCCGTGCGCGGCGGCGAGGGGGCCGCCGAGCGGGTCGTCGAGGCCTCCGGCGGCGGGGTGGACGTTTCGATCGACGCCTTCGGCAGCACCGACACCTCGCTCGCCTCGGTGAAGAGCCTGAAGAAGCGCGGCCGGCACGTGCAGATCGGGCTCATGGTCGGCGACCACGCGATGGCCGCGATGCCCATGGAAGCCGTCATCGCCGGCGAGCTCGAGATCATCGGCAGCCACGGGATGGCCGTCAGCGAATACCCCGGCATGCTCTCGGCCGTCGCCGAGGAGGCGTTCCGCCCCGTCGAACTCGTGGGCCGCACCATCGCCCTCGACGAGGTGCCCGAAGCACTGGCGGCCATGGGCCGCGCCGGCCAGGCCTCCGGGATGACGGTCGTCGAGCTCTGA
- the ftsH gene encoding ATP-dependent zinc metalloprotease FtsH translates to MNMKKILRGPVIYILLAVVAVWIGSSLITASGFREVTTQQGLEFLKDGKVEAAKIVDGENRVDLTLTKADEEFGEQVQFYYVTPRGDDVIAAVDEAAPKEGFDDEVPQPNWFTSMLGILLPLLLIGVFFWIMLSSMQGGGNKVMQFGKSKAKLVSKETPKVTFDDVAGADEALEELNEIKEFLQEPAKFQAVGARIPKGVLLYGPPGTGKTLLARAVAGEAGVPFYSISGSDFVEMFVGVGASRVRDLFEQAKQNAPAIIFVDEIDAVGRHRGAGLGGGHDEREQTLNQLLVEMDGFDPKTNVILIAATNRPDILDPALLRPGRFDRQIGVDAPDLKGRQKILEVHSKGKPLAQGVDLEVLARKTPGFTGADLANVLNEAALLTARSNAQLIDNRALDEAVDRVIAGPQRRSRVMKDKEKLITAYHEGGHALAAAAMNYTDPVTKITILPRGRALGYTMVMPLEDKYSVTRNELLDQLTYAMGGRVAEEIVFHDPSTGAANDIEKATGTARKMVTEYGMSANVGAVKLGQSQGEVFLGRDMGHQRDYSEEIAERVDTEVRGLIEQAHDEAWQVLNDNRDILDHLAAELLEHETLDHKQIAEIFTDVKKLPERPLWLSSDKRPVSDIPPITFPKEKMPIDEGMVDGGIDSKQLPIDGKTPRSNPRPATA, encoded by the coding sequence ATGAACATGAAGAAGATCCTGCGCGGGCCGGTCATCTACATCCTGCTCGCGGTCGTGGCCGTGTGGATCGGATCCAGCCTCATCACCGCCTCCGGGTTCCGTGAGGTCACGACACAGCAGGGGCTCGAGTTCCTGAAGGACGGCAAGGTCGAGGCCGCCAAGATCGTCGACGGCGAGAACCGCGTCGATCTGACCCTGACGAAGGCCGACGAGGAGTTCGGCGAGCAGGTCCAGTTCTATTACGTGACGCCGCGCGGCGACGACGTCATCGCCGCCGTCGACGAGGCGGCGCCGAAGGAGGGCTTCGACGACGAGGTCCCGCAGCCGAACTGGTTCACCTCGATGCTCGGCATCCTGCTGCCGCTGCTGCTCATCGGCGTCTTCTTCTGGATCATGCTCTCGAGCATGCAGGGCGGCGGCAACAAGGTCATGCAGTTCGGCAAGTCGAAGGCGAAGCTCGTCTCGAAGGAGACGCCGAAGGTCACCTTCGACGACGTCGCCGGCGCCGACGAGGCGCTCGAGGAGCTGAACGAGATCAAGGAGTTCCTGCAGGAGCCGGCCAAGTTCCAGGCCGTCGGGGCCCGGATTCCGAAGGGCGTGCTGCTGTACGGCCCTCCCGGCACCGGCAAGACGCTGCTCGCACGCGCCGTCGCGGGCGAGGCGGGCGTGCCCTTCTACTCCATCTCGGGTTCGGACTTCGTCGAGATGTTCGTGGGTGTGGGTGCGAGCCGTGTGCGCGACCTCTTCGAGCAGGCCAAGCAGAACGCGCCGGCGATCATCTTCGTCGACGAGATCGACGCCGTCGGCCGGCACCGCGGCGCGGGACTCGGCGGCGGCCACGATGAGCGCGAGCAGACGCTGAACCAGCTGCTCGTGGAGATGGACGGCTTCGACCCGAAGACGAACGTCATCCTGATCGCGGCCACGAACCGCCCCGACATCCTCGACCCGGCGCTGCTGCGCCCGGGCCGCTTCGACCGTCAGATCGGCGTCGACGCTCCCGACCTGAAGGGCCGGCAGAAGATCCTCGAGGTGCACTCGAAGGGCAAGCCGCTCGCGCAGGGCGTCGACCTCGAGGTGCTCGCCCGCAAGACGCCCGGCTTCACGGGCGCCGACCTCGCGAACGTGCTGAACGAGGCCGCGCTGCTCACAGCGCGCTCGAACGCGCAGCTCATCGACAACCGCGCCCTCGACGAGGCCGTCGACCGGGTGATCGCCGGTCCGCAGCGCCGAAGCCGCGTGATGAAGGACAAGGAGAAGCTCATCACCGCCTACCACGAGGGCGGCCACGCCCTCGCCGCGGCGGCGATGAACTACACCGACCCGGTGACGAAGATCACGATCCTTCCGCGCGGCCGGGCCCTCGGCTACACGATGGTCATGCCGCTCGAGGACAAGTACTCGGTCACCCGCAACGAGCTGCTCGACCAGCTCACCTATGCGATGGGCGGCCGTGTCGCCGAGGAGATCGTCTTCCACGACCCGTCCACGGGTGCGGCCAACGACATCGAGAAGGCCACGGGCACGGCCCGCAAGATGGTCACCGAGTACGGCATGAGCGCGAACGTCGGCGCCGTCAAGCTCGGCCAGTCGCAGGGCGAGGTCTTCCTCGGCCGCGACATGGGCCACCAGCGCGACTACTCGGAGGAGATCGCCGAGCGCGTCGACACCGAGGTGCGCGGCCTCATCGAGCAGGCCCACGACGAGGCCTGGCAGGTGCTGAACGACAACCGCGACATCCTCGATCACCTCGCCGCCGAGCTCCTCGAGCACGAGACCCTCGACCACAAGCAGATCGCCGAGATCTTCACGGACGTCAAGAAGCTGCCCGAGCGGCCGCTGTGGCTCTCGAGCGACAAGCGTCCGGTCTCCGACATCCCGCCGATCACCTTCCCGAAGGAGAAGATGCCGATCGACGAGGGCATGGTCGACGGCGGCATCGACTCGAAGCAGCTCCCGATCGACGGCAAGACGCCGCGTTCGAACCCGAGGCCCGCGACGGCGTGA
- the ppa gene encoding inorganic diphosphatase has product MGEYAAVIEIPKGSRNKYEVDHESGRVFLDRVLYTGFVYPTDYGFFENTLGDDGDPLDVLVLLEYPLFPGVGVKVRPVGVFHMTDDGGGDAKVIAVPAGDPRWNHIQDVEDIPEYTRKEIEHFFEHYKDLEPGKWVKTEGWANAAEAEALIQKAIEAFPGH; this is encoded by the coding sequence ATGGGCGAGTACGCCGCCGTCATCGAGATCCCCAAGGGGAGCCGCAACAAGTACGAGGTCGACCACGAGAGCGGCCGGGTGTTCCTGGACCGCGTGCTCTACACCGGTTTCGTCTACCCCACCGACTACGGCTTCTTCGAGAATACGCTCGGCGACGACGGCGACCCGCTGGACGTGCTCGTGCTGCTCGAGTACCCGCTGTTCCCCGGCGTGGGCGTGAAGGTGCGCCCGGTCGGCGTCTTCCACATGACCGACGACGGCGGCGGCGACGCGAAGGTCATCGCGGTGCCGGCCGGCGACCCGCGCTGGAACCACATCCAGGACGTCGAGGACATCCCCGAGTACACGCGCAAGGAGATCGAGCACTTCTTCGAGCACTACAAGGACCTCGAGCCCGGCAAGTGGGTCAAGACCGAAGGCTGGGCGAACGCGGCCGAGGCCGAGGCGCTCATCCAGAAGGCGATCGAGGCCTTCCCCGGTCACTGA
- a CDS encoding ion channel protein, with translation MGDAGPAFTPRVLLSMSLPAIVIGIASALVLWLLDRAAALLQAGIWTALPAALGFDPAAPWWILLVLTATGFAVGLVCWLMPGHGGPDSATVELIQPAVPLKVLPGIALASIIGLAGGVSLGPESPIIAINGSLLVALMARFAPGVPPRLALMLAASATLGALIGTPVAAALLFTGMAAAIKGEGSLWDKLFLPLVAAGAGTITFKLTGAPPLAFSVGGYGDPHPVDILSGAVVACATVAIGLVALWLFPRMHRAFHALRHPLLIPTAGGLVLGVLGIIGGPITLFKGLEETAELLEHPGSRSSAELAAIAGVKILALLVAASAAFRGGRLFPATFIGVALGLLAVALVPSIPLALAVSCGVLGMILVVGRDGWLAIFMAVTVAGDIAVLPLLCVIILPAWLMVSRVPEFLVRVDAGGSAAPEAA, from the coding sequence ATGGGGGATGCCGGGCCCGCGTTCACGCCGCGGGTGCTGCTGTCGATGTCGCTGCCGGCGATCGTCATCGGGATCGCGTCGGCGCTCGTGCTGTGGCTGCTCGACCGGGCCGCGGCCCTGCTGCAGGCCGGCATCTGGACCGCGCTGCCGGCCGCCCTCGGCTTCGATCCGGCCGCTCCGTGGTGGATCCTCCTCGTGCTCACCGCGACCGGCTTCGCGGTCGGTCTCGTGTGCTGGCTCATGCCCGGCCACGGCGGCCCCGATTCGGCGACGGTCGAACTCATCCAGCCCGCCGTGCCGCTGAAGGTGCTGCCGGGTATCGCGCTCGCCTCGATCATCGGTCTCGCCGGCGGCGTCAGCCTCGGCCCCGAGAGCCCGATCATCGCGATCAACGGTTCGCTCCTCGTCGCGCTCATGGCCCGCTTCGCACCGGGGGTGCCGCCGCGGCTCGCGCTGATGCTCGCGGCATCCGCCACCCTCGGCGCGCTGATCGGCACCCCCGTCGCAGCAGCACTCCTGTTCACGGGCATGGCCGCCGCGATCAAGGGCGAGGGCTCGCTGTGGGACAAACTGTTCCTGCCGCTCGTCGCCGCCGGGGCCGGCACGATCACCTTCAAGCTGACGGGCGCGCCGCCGCTCGCGTTCTCGGTCGGCGGCTACGGCGACCCGCACCCCGTCGACATCCTCTCGGGGGCGGTCGTCGCCTGCGCGACGGTCGCGATCGGGCTCGTCGCGCTGTGGCTGTTCCCGCGGATGCACCGAGCGTTCCACGCGTTGCGGCATCCGCTGCTGATCCCCACCGCCGGCGGACTCGTGCTCGGCGTGCTCGGCATCATCGGCGGGCCGATCACCCTGTTCAAGGGCCTCGAGGAGACGGCAGAGCTGCTCGAGCACCCCGGCAGCCGCTCCTCGGCCGAGCTCGCCGCGATCGCCGGCGTCAAGATCCTCGCCCTGCTCGTGGCGGCGAGCGCGGCGTTCCGGGGCGGGCGGCTGTTCCCGGCGACGTTCATCGGGGTGGCCCTCGGCCTGCTCGCGGTCGCGCTCGTGCCGTCGATCCCGCTGGCCCTCGCGGTCTCATGCGGGGTGCTCGGTATGATCCTCGTCGTCGGCCGAGACGGATGGCTGGCGATCTTCATGGCGGTGACGGTCGCCGGCGATATCGCCGTGCTGCCGCTCTTGTGCGTGATCATCCTGCCGGCGTGGCTCATGGTCTCGCGGGTGCCCGAGTTCCTCGTGCGAGTGGATGCCGGGGGCTCCGCCGCCCCGGAGGCCGCCTGA
- a CDS encoding GDSL-type esterase/lipase family protein yields MPADWGIDLSGILDDLTARSSHVFVAGIPPFERFEAFPRTLRRYLAGRAAAVDAVSRRICDRPGVTWVDSTVELDMGPDFFARDGFHPSALGYRSWASLVADAVPA; encoded by the coding sequence CTGCCCGCCGACTGGGGCATCGACCTGTCCGGGATCCTCGACGACCTCACTGCCCGCTCGTCGCACGTGTTCGTGGCCGGCATCCCGCCGTTCGAGCGTTTCGAAGCGTTCCCGCGCACGCTTCGCCGCTACCTCGCCGGCCGGGCCGCCGCAGTGGATGCCGTCTCGCGCCGCATCTGCGACCGCCCCGGCGTCACCTGGGTCGACTCGACCGTCGAACTCGATATGGGCCCCGACTTCTTCGCACGCGACGGCTTCCACCCCTCCGCCCTCGGCTACCGCAGCTGGGCCTCCCTCGTCGCCGACGCCGTCCCCGCCTGA
- the tilS gene encoding tRNA lysidine(34) synthetase TilS — translation MPSHAPQSDRPAGRPRLTPPVADVRRAVRDAFARERMPEGSLVLVALSGGADSLALAAATAFEAPRAGLTAGAVVVDHGLQAGSAEVAERAAAAARGLGLGPVEVRRVRVDAAGGPEAAARTARYDALAAAAREHGAAAVLLGHTLDDQAETVLLGLARGAGAASLQGMPVRAERGGAVLLRPLLGIHRADTRQACLDAGLEPWDDPHNTDPAYARVRVRERVLPVLEAELGPGIADALARTAEQLREDEAALAHQIEEFIEEIVEPAEAGIAVSVAALDASPAAIRQRIVRLVAASEFGLHLSRAQTLDVARLVTDWHGQGPIELPQGVRVTRARGHLVFSTTGSTEILPHDH, via the coding sequence ATGCCTTCGCACGCGCCTCAGTCGGATCGGCCGGCCGGCCGGCCGCGCCTCACGCCGCCCGTCGCCGATGTGCGCCGCGCCGTCCGCGACGCCTTCGCCCGTGAGCGGATGCCGGAGGGCTCCCTCGTGCTCGTCGCCCTCTCGGGCGGGGCCGATTCCCTGGCCCTCGCGGCGGCGACCGCATTCGAGGCGCCGCGTGCCGGTCTCACCGCGGGCGCCGTCGTCGTCGACCACGGGCTGCAGGCCGGCTCGGCCGAGGTCGCCGAACGCGCCGCGGCCGCCGCGCGCGGTCTCGGCCTGGGCCCGGTCGAGGTCCGCCGGGTGCGGGTGGATGCCGCGGGCGGCCCCGAAGCGGCGGCGCGCACGGCCCGCTACGACGCCCTCGCGGCCGCGGCCCGCGAACACGGGGCGGCCGCGGTGCTCCTCGGGCACACCCTCGACGATCAGGCCGAGACCGTGCTGCTCGGTCTCGCGCGCGGGGCGGGGGCGGCGAGCCTGCAGGGGATGCCGGTGCGCGCCGAACGCGGCGGCGCCGTGCTGCTCCGGCCGCTCCTCGGCATCCACCGCGCCGACACCCGGCAGGCCTGCCTCGACGCCGGACTCGAACCCTGGGACGACCCGCACAACACCGACCCCGCGTACGCGCGCGTGCGCGTGCGAGAACGGGTGCTGCCCGTGCTCGAGGCCGAACTCGGGCCCGGCATCGCCGACGCCCTCGCCCGCACCGCCGAACAGCTGCGGGAGGACGAGGCGGCCCTCGCCCACCAGATCGAGGAGTTCATCGAGGAGATCGTCGAACCGGCCGAGGCCGGCATCGCCGTCTCGGTCGCGGCCCTCGACGCGAGCCCGGCGGCGATCCGGCAGCGGATCGTGCGCCTCGTCGCCGCGAGCGAGTTCGGCCTGCACCTGAGCCGGGCGCAGACCCTCGACGTCGCCCGGCTCGTCACCGACTGGCACGGGCAGGGGCCCATCGAACTGCCGCAGGGCGTGCGCGTCACCCGCGCCCGCGGGCACCTCGTGTTCAGCACCACCGGTTCGACCGAGATCCTGCCGCACGACCACTGA
- the ehuB gene encoding ectoine/hydroxyectoine ABC transporter substrate-binding protein EhuB, which produces MSKRTTKSRIALTATALLSAGLLAGCASGGGGGEASGGGEDTLAKLQDAGKITVGIADERPYSWVEDGEPTGATIAMHEQIFSELGIDEVEVVEVDWNSLIPGLNAGRFDAISAGMSILPERCEQAAFSDPEIMYTTALMVPEGNPKKLTDLDSVKEAGDVKLAVLSGGIEAGYAEKLGISNPQSVANAQDGMDAVANGRADAFAMTAISLNWMADNAPDAGVETTDAFVQEIDGVAQIGAGSTVFRKADTKLLDAYNEALGEITADEQSYLDLVGDFGFTAENLPPADLTTEQLCAGDLG; this is translated from the coding sequence ATGTCGAAGCGGACCACGAAGTCGCGCATCGCACTGACCGCCACCGCCCTGCTCTCCGCGGGCCTGCTCGCCGGATGCGCATCCGGCGGAGGAGGCGGCGAGGCATCCGGCGGCGGCGAGGACACGCTCGCCAAGCTGCAGGACGCCGGCAAGATCACCGTCGGCATCGCCGACGAACGGCCCTACTCCTGGGTCGAGGACGGCGAGCCCACCGGCGCCACCATCGCCATGCACGAGCAGATCTTCAGCGAACTCGGCATCGACGAGGTCGAGGTCGTCGAGGTCGACTGGAACTCGCTCATCCCCGGCCTGAACGCCGGCCGCTTCGACGCCATCAGCGCGGGCATGTCGATCCTGCCCGAGCGTTGCGAGCAGGCCGCCTTCAGCGACCCCGAGATCATGTACACGACGGCGCTCATGGTGCCCGAGGGCAACCCCAAGAAGCTCACCGACCTCGACTCCGTCAAGGAAGCCGGCGATGTGAAGCTCGCCGTGCTCTCCGGCGGCATCGAAGCCGGCTACGCCGAGAAGCTCGGGATCTCCAACCCCCAGTCGGTCGCCAACGCGCAGGACGGGATGGATGCCGTCGCCAACGGCCGCGCCGACGCCTTCGCGATGACGGCGATCTCGCTGAACTGGATGGCCGACAACGCGCCCGACGCCGGCGTCGAGACCACCGACGCCTTCGTGCAGGAGATCGACGGCGTCGCCCAGATCGGTGCGGGATCCACCGTCTTCCGCAAGGCCGACACGAAGCTCCTCGACGCCTACAACGAGGCGCTCGGCGAGATCACGGCCGACGAGCAGTCCTACCTCGACCTCGTCGGCGACTTCGGCTTCACCGCCGAGAACCTGCCGCCGGCCGACCTCACCACCGAGCAGCTCTGCGCCGGAGACCTCGGCTGA